A region of the Mycobacterium sp. NBC_00419 genome:
GGTGTGCAGGGCAGTACCCATGCGGCCATGGCCACCGGGCACGCCGGCTCGAAGTTCGGCCTGCTGCCCGCCGATGCCCGCATCGCGATCGAGAAGATCCGTCGCAGCCGGGTGCTGCGCTGCGACGGTGTGCACACCCATGTCGGCTCGCAACTGCTCGACGCCACCCAGTTGGCCGCCGCGGTGGAGCCGGTCGCCGAACTGGGCAGTTTCGACGTCTACGACTTCGGTGGCGGCCTCGGGGTGCGCTACACCTACGACGACCATCCGCCGTCGGTGCGCGAATACGCCGCGATGATGGTCGAACGGGCCCGCGGCCTGGTGCCCGCCGACGCCCGGATCATCGTCGAGCCGGGCCGCTCGATGACCGCCGCCGCGGCCTGCACCGTCTACCGCGTCACCACCGTCAAGCACGGCGAACGAACCCACGTCGCCGTCGACGGCGGGATGGGTGACAACCTCGAGGTGTCGTTGTACGGCCAGCGGTTCGAGGCGACCGTGGTCAACCGGGTCGGTGGCGGTCAACCCGTGACGGTCGTCGGCAGGCATTGTGAGTCCGGCGATCAACTGATCGACGCTGTGGCCCTTGATAATCCGGTCGTCGGTGACCTGCTGGCGGTGCCGGTCACCGGGGCGTACTGCTACACGATGGCCAATCAGTACAACGGGGCGCGCCGCATTCCGGTGGTGTTCGTCGCCGACGGCGAGGCCCACTTGGTGGTGCGGCGGGACACCTGGGCGGACCTGTTGGCCCGCGATGTTCCGCTACCGCAGGGCGGCTAGCTGCTGATCTTCGTCGGCGTCGGCGTGTGCCGTCTTGCCGCCGATGAAGACCGCCAGCGCGGCGCCTACCAGGCAGACGATCACGGTGATGGAGAAGATCGACCCGTACTGCATCGCGAACGCCTTGCGGCCGTTCTGGGCGAGCTGGGTGGCGATCTCCAGCACGTTGGTACCGGTCGGCTTGGGCATGCTCGCCATGATCTGGTTGAACCGGTACAGGCCCCAGGCGCTCAGCGCCGCAACACCGATCAGCATGCCGGTCATCCGGGCGACCACCACGAGAGACGACGCGATGCCGTGCTGAGCGGCGGGCACCACCCGCAGTGCGGCCGAGGTCAGCGGACCGATCACCAGACCCAGTCCGAGACCGGCGACGGCGAGGTCGGTGCCGAGCACCGGTAGCGATACCGGGCCCAGGTGGTGGTAGGCGGTCATGACATCGACATTCCACTTCGAGATCAGCCAGTAGCCGCCTGCGGCGATCAGCATGCCGACCACGGCCACGATCCGGTCACCGATCCTGGTTGCGATCCAGCCACCTACCAACGCGCCGATGGGCAGGGCAAACAGGAAGTGCACCAACAGGAATACGGTTTCCTTCGGGTCCTTGCCCAGCACGCCCTGGCCGAACAACTCGACGTTGACCAACGTCACCATCAGGGCCGCGCCTGCGCACAGCGACGTACCCAGCGCGGCCAGGAACGGGACGAATCGCACGCCGGCGGGTTCGATCAGGCGGGTGCGGGCGAAGCGCTCCCACACAGCGAACGCGATCGCCGCCGCCACCGCGCCCAGCACGAGCGGCAGGCCGTAACTCGGCAGGATCTGTTTGCCGTCCGGCGCCGGGTTGTAGAGCCCGATGACGGCCAGCCCGAGGGCGATGGCCAGCAGCACACCGCCGACGACGTCGACCCGCTCCGGATTCGAGCTGCGGTCGTGGGACGGCAGGCTGAAGTGGATCAGCACCATCGCGATTACGGTCAACGGCACGTTGATCCAGAACACGTCCTGCCATTTCGACAGCACCGTGACCACGGCGATGCCGTAGAGCGGACCGAGCACGCTGCCGAGCTCCTGGGCCGCGCCGATTCCGCCGAGAACCGAGGCCCGGCTGCGGGCTGCCCACAGGTCGGCGGCCAGCGCCAGTGTGACGGGAAGCAGCGCGCCGCTGGCCACACCCTGAATGAGCCGCCCGACGACCAGCATCGGCAGTTCGGTCGACAGTGCTGTCACCACCGATCCGACCGCAAAGGTGGTCAGGCTGAGCTGCAGGATGAGTTTGCGGCCGAACCGGTCGGACAACCGGCCCAGCAGCGGCATCGCGGCCACGTAGCCCAGCAGGTAGATCGTGATGATCGGCGTCACCCGCTGGATCTGGTTGATCGGGATCTGGACCGTCTGCATGATGTCGGTCATGATCGTGACCACGACGTAGGTGTCGAGGGCGCCGAGCAGCACGGCGAGGCTGCCCGCCCCGATCGCGATCCGTCGGCTGCGGCCGGTGGCGTCCGTCCGGTCCGCTGCGGTGGTGTGGGCCTCAGTCATCGAAACGCGTCGGCGATCAGACCGCGGGCTTGGTGACGGTGACCGGCTTGTCCCAGTCCGAGAGCGTCAGCTGAATGCTGTTGCCGTCGCTCGGGTCCACCTTGGCCTGGACCAGCTGGTGCGGGTCGCTCTTCTGGATCCACACCGTCGCGGGCACGGCACCGCTGGCCTTGACCTGGGGGATGAGCTTGTTGACGGCGTCGCCGGTGACCTTGCCCGAGATCCGGACGGTGTCCACCCCATTGACGGTGTCGCTGGCTTCGGACTTGGCGTCGGTGACGCTGGCCAGCATGTTGGCCAGGCCGCTGTCCGGGTTCAGGATCACCGAGGGGTCGTAGACGTCGGCGGCAGGCCCCATGTCGAGCCAGTTGTTCGGGGTCAGGGCGGCGTACAGGGTGCCCTCGAGCACGACCAGCTGGATATCGACGTCGGAGCCACCCATCGAGATGGTGGAGTTACCCGACACGGCCACGCTGGGCACGTTGGTGAGGTCGCCGGTGAGCTTCTTGACCGGCAGCCCGTCGATCTTGCCGCTGACGT
Encoded here:
- the lysA gene encoding diaminopimelate decarboxylase, translating into MGNPEVLGLFPPGSTLDDDGTLTVGGCRLDEIAAEFGTPVMVVALDALRHKARDYLAAFRDLWPRSDVAFASKAFPCTAIQRVMTEEGLHLDVAGGGEVVTALSAGADPARMLLHGNAKTDEELELAVANGVGLVVVDNFDDIDRLERIVPAGRRQGCLVRVVPGVQGSTHAAMATGHAGSKFGLLPADARIAIEKIRRSRVLRCDGVHTHVGSQLLDATQLAAAVEPVAELGSFDVYDFGGGLGVRYTYDDHPPSVREYAAMMVERARGLVPADARIIVEPGRSMTAAAACTVYRVTTVKHGERTHVAVDGGMGDNLEVSLYGQRFEATVVNRVGGGQPVTVVGRHCESGDQLIDAVALDNPVVGDLLAVPVTGAYCYTMANQYNGARRIPVVFVADGEAHLVVRRDTWADLLARDVPLPQGG
- a CDS encoding LppX_LprAFG lipoprotein, which encodes MPTRRRMFAVLAALLSTATLVVAGCSSKPAESLPDAQGLLQQSITATKALKSAHLEINVSGKIDGLPVKKLTGDLTNVPSVAVSGNSTISMGGSDVDIQLVVLEGTLYAALTPNNWLDMGPAADVYDPSVILNPDSGLANMLASVTDAKSEASDTVNGVDTVRISGKVTGDAVNKLIPQVKASGAVPATVWIQKSDPHQLVQAKVDPSDGNSIQLTLSDWDKPVTVTKPAV
- a CDS encoding MFS transporter; this translates as MTEAHTTAADRTDATGRSRRIAIGAGSLAVLLGALDTYVVVTIMTDIMQTVQIPINQIQRVTPIITIYLLGYVAAMPLLGRLSDRFGRKLILQLSLTTFAVGSVVTALSTELPMLVVGRLIQGVASGALLPVTLALAADLWAARSRASVLGGIGAAQELGSVLGPLYGIAVVTVLSKWQDVFWINVPLTVIAMVLIHFSLPSHDRSSNPERVDVVGGVLLAIALGLAVIGLYNPAPDGKQILPSYGLPLVLGAVAAAIAFAVWERFARTRLIEPAGVRFVPFLAALGTSLCAGAALMVTLVNVELFGQGVLGKDPKETVFLLVHFLFALPIGALVGGWIATRIGDRIVAVVGMLIAAGGYWLISKWNVDVMTAYHHLGPVSLPVLGTDLAVAGLGLGLVIGPLTSAALRVVPAAQHGIASSLVVVARMTGMLIGVAALSAWGLYRFNQIMASMPKPTGTNVLEIATQLAQNGRKAFAMQYGSIFSITVIVCLVGAALAVFIGGKTAHADADEDQQLAALR